In the Bacillus solimangrovi genome, AAGATGAAATTTTAGAGAAGGTTTTAACAGAGGCTGATGCTTATGTAAGTCGCATTAATCCAGGGAATTTAAAAAGTGAAAAAGTATATTTTGAAATGTTACACGAACTTGTGAACAATGGTGTTATCGGCATGGCTCATCCTGATGCTATGAGCAAGTATGGTGCGAAGGATGCACTAGTGAAACTACGTGATACTGATCTAGTGCCAAGTGATACATTTTCTTATTATGAAATCGAAGAATTTAAAAGAAACTTTCCAAAACAGCTTGCAAATGGTGAACGGGTGCTGAAGCAAAATCGTGGTTCAACAGGTGAAGGTATTTGGAGAGTTGTTCTAATAGATATTGATGCAATTGATCAGCATGGTAGTGTGAAATTAGACGCAAAAGTAAGGTGTACAGAAGCGAAGGATAATCACGTTGAAGAACGTGAGTTAGGAGAATTTATGGAGTTCTGCGAACAATATATTGTTGGTGATAACGGTATGCTTGTTGATATGCCATTCCTTCATCGAATCAAGGAAGGTGAAATTCGTATCTTCATGATCAACGATAAGCCCATGAATGTTGTGCATAAGAAACCAGCTGATGGAGACGATGCATTCTCAGCAACCTTATTCTCAGGAGCAAAATATCGCTACGATAAGCCAGAAGAATGGCAGGAATTAATGGACTTATTCACAGGTAACTTACAATCTATTACAGAGAAACTCGGTGGATATGATCTCCCACTCATTTGGACCGCTGATTTTATTTTGGATACAGATGAACAAGGAAACGATTGTTATGTTCTTGGCGAAATGAATTGTTCGTGTGTAGGATTTACTTCACACTTGTCTCTTGCTCATCATGTAGCAGACGAAGTAATTTCGATCATTAAACAAGCTGATGAAGTTGAATGCCATAAATAATTTTAAAATATATTAACTGATAACTCATAATTGTAATAACCTTCATAGTTTTTAACATTCTCCATCTACTCCCTAGGTATACAAAATCATTTTTTGAAACCCTCTTCCTTAATTAATATAAAAGGAAGGGGTTTTTGTATTTATCACGTTTCAATTGATGCTAAGACCCCTATGTCATAACATAGAATAGTCAACGAAGGATGAGTGGGAGAGCAAGCGTCAGTAATTACCTGATTGGTTCAACTAACCATCAGTGAGTGTTACTGCACTGATGGAAGTTTCACTTTATAGATTGCGACATATTTATTGTCAGGATAGGGAATGTTCGATAGTATAGATTTAAGTAGTTGTTACATTACTAACGAACGAATGTTATTAGATAACTTATCTTTCGTTTTCATACTTAGTTAATTTTTTTTGTTAGAGCTTTTTTAATGATTCTGAACAATAATTAAGTTTGAAATAATATTGATTGAACAGCAGGAGATGTTTGATGTGAATCGTAAAATATGGATGGTTTCCTTAAGTGGATTAACTTTATTAATTTTGGCAGGATGTGTAGCAAAAGGTAGTGACCTTGTACATACTGAAGAACAAGTGCAACAGAATGTGAATGAGCAGGAAACAATAATAGTTGATAAGCAACAAGAAGTTGTAAATGTAGAGTCTCAAATTGATGTAGAAAATTCCACAACGATCAATGATGATACGTCACAAATTGACATGACACAATCTGATGTAGATGTTGAAACAACTTTTGTAGAGGTCATAAATGGTAAAATGGTAATCGCAAACCCAGAAAATCAGCTCGTACTCGTAAATAAAACGAATTATTTACCATCCGATTACAAACCAGAGCAGCTCGTTGTCCCGAATGTACCATTTTACTTTGAAGAAGTGATTCAAAAGAAACATATGCGTCAAGATGCAGCGGCTGCGTTAGAAGAATTATTTGCCGCTTCAGAGAAGCAAGGTCTTAGTCTCGTAGCTGCATCAGGTTATCGTTCTTATGAAAGACAAGCAGAAATCTATCAGGCACAAGTAAGGCAAGTAGGAGAAGAGAAGGCTAATGAAGCGGTGGCAATACCTGGACAAAGTGAACATCAAACAGGGCTTGCAATTGATGTAACGAGCGCAGAAATGAACTTTAAGTTATTGGAAAGCTTTGAGGATACAAATGAGGGAAAATGGCTTCGGGAACATGCACATGAATATGGCTTTATTATTCGTTATCCAAAAGGAAAAGAAGAAACAACAGGATATCAATTTGAACCGTGGCATATTCGTTTTGTAGGAAAGGAAGTTGCTCAAATCTTATTTTCCGAAAATCTAACATTAGAACAATATATCGATGCTTTACCAGTTCAACAGCAAGAACAGTCAATACAAACAGAACAATAATGGAAATAAAGTGTCCCCCTAAGCATAACAGTGGAGGGGGACATTTTTTATGAGTTGGCTCGTTTGCGTTTTCGCTGTTCACTTCGATAAAACTCATGAAACAGTTTCATTAATGCTCGTTTTTCAATTCGTGAAACATAACTTCTAGAAATACCAAGTTCTTTTGCAATTTCCCGTTGTGTTTTCTCATCCCCTTTTTGTAGACCAAACCTTCCGATAATCACTTCTTTCTCACGTTTATCTAAAATATGAATAAACTGACCGATCTTCTCTAATTCAAGATTTTGTTGAATGACTTCAATAACATCCTCGTTCTCTGATTTTAATATATCTATTAATGAGATCTCATTTCCTTCTTTATCCTGTCCGATGGGGTCTTGCAACGATACATCTTTACGTGTTTTCTTTAAGGAACGTAAATGCATTAGTATTTCATTCTCTATACATCTCGCGGCATATGTGGCAAGCTTTGTCCCTTTCCCTAATGAATAACTTTCAATCGCTTTAATTAAGCCAATTGTGCCAATAGAGATTAAATCCTCTGAATCTTCATTTGTATTCTCGAATTTCTTTACAATATGTGCAACAAGTCGAAGGTTATGTTCAATCAACTTGTTACGCGCATTTTGGTCCCCTTTAACCATAAGTTCAACGTACTTCTTTTCATCTTTTTCATTTAGCGGTTTAGGAAATGCATTATTTTTGACGTACGAAACAAAAAACCAAACTTCTTTCAGTAGATGTGACGTTGCAAGTAAAATTCCCGACAAACGTATCCACCTCCATACTGGTTTGATTTTTCTATAATATGACCGTTATAACGTATTCGTGCGTGTCCGTATGAAATTAATGTTAAAACAAATTGAATATTCTCTCATATGTGAAAGGGTTTCACGTTAAGTCATTGAATAAGACAGTTCAAAAATGTTTGGTTTTAGTTAGATTTGTATTTGTTGATCTTTAAATATAAGGAAGAAATCAGATCAAAGAGTATTAACTAAAAAAGTAATTTTTATGTTTAATTTGTGAAATGATGTTAGGTAGAGTAAATTTTTGATTTTTTTTTGTTAATAAAACGTTTACAAAACATCGAAGCAGGATTATAATAAACCCATAATTAATATTTGTACCAATAAATTTTATTCATCATGATAACTGGGAGTGATTGGGATGTCGGGTATTTCAGAAGAAATGCAAATGAAAATTTTCGGCTTAATTGCTGGAGCTGGAGATGCTAAATCTAGCTTTTATCAAGCAATGAAGCTTGTTCAAGAAAATAAATATGAAGAAGCTGAAGAACTTGTAAAAGAAGCAAAAGCTTCATTAGTTGAAGCTCACAAAGTACAAACGAGCCTAATTACAGAAGAAGCTAATGGTAATCAAATAGAAGTAGGAATTCTAATGGTCCATGCTCAAGACCATTTAATGAATGCTATCTTAGTTCAAGAATTATTAGATAACCTTATTTCCATGCAAAAAGAAATTAATGGATTAAAAGAAAAATTGGAGGTTGTAAATAATGGTTAAAATCGGATTGTTCTGTGCAGCTGGAATGTCAACAAGCATGTTAGTGACAAAAATGAAAAATGAAGCAAAAGCTAAAGGGATAGATGTTGAAATTAATGCTTATCCTGAATCTGAGTTAGAAAAAGTTATCGATAACATTGATGTTGCTTTACTTGGACCACAAGTTAAGTTTTTGCTAACAAAAGCAAAAGCTGTTTGCGAACCGAAAAATATTCCTGTTGAAGTAATTAATACGATGGATTATGGAATGATGAACGGTGCAAAGGTATTAGAAAGTGCATTAAATCTAGTGAAAAAATAACATCTGGAGGTTCGATCATGAGATTTCCACAAGATTTTTTGTTTGGCGCTGCATCTGCGGCTTATCAAGTAGAAGGTGCTTGGAACGAAGACGGAAAAGGGTTAAGTAACTGGGATGTTTTCTCAAAAATACCTGGTAAAACCTTTGAAAATACGAATGGTGATGTAGCGGTAGATCACTATCATCGTTATAAAGAAGATATAAAGTTAATGGCTGAAATGGAATTGGAATCTTATCGATTCTCTATTTCTTGGGCAAGAATTATTCCTGATGGAGATGGAGAAGTAAACCATAAAGGTCTTGAATTTTATAATAATGTAATTGATGAATGTTTAAAATATGGAATTGTGCCATTTGTGACGCTATATCATTGGGATTTGCCTCAAGCTTTAGAAGAAGATGGTGGATGGGCGAATAAAAGATCAATTGATGCTTTCGCAAAATATGCTGAAGTTTGTTATAAGGCATTTGGAGATAGAGTAAAACATTGGATTACGTTTAATGAAACAGTAGTATTTTGTACACATGGATATATTTTTGGTGCTCATCCACCGGGTCTTGAAAATGACCAGAAGAAATATTTCCAAGCTACACATAACGTGTTTGTTGCACATGCTAAAGCGGTTCAAATCTATAAAAGTTTGAAACAATATGGTGAGATTGGAATTACACATGTATTTAATCCAGCTTATAGTATCGATGATACGGAAGATAATCTATTTGCTGAGATGCATGCAAACTACTATCAAACATTTTGGTATTATGACCCAATCTTAAAAGGTGAGTACCCAGAATATGTAGTGAAAAGATTAGAAGAACAAGGGTTAACTCCCGACTGGACTGAGGAAGAGTTAACTTTGTTAAAAGAAATGGCAGATTCTAATGATTTCATGGGGTTGAATTATTATCAACCTGCAAGAGTTGCCAAGCTCCAAGAAACCATTGACCTTACATCATTCAGTGAGATTTCTAAAGGGAAATCTGGTAGCCCATCTTTTGACGGCGTATATAAAACTGTCATGATGGATGACAAAGTCTACACAAAATGGGGTTGGGAGATTTCTGCTGAAGGCTTTCTTGATGGCTTAAGAATGTTAAAAGAGCGTTACGGTGACGTGAAATTATATGTTACAGAAAACGGTCTAGGTGATGAAGACCCAATTATCGATAACGAGATTGTAGATGTACCAAGAATTAAATATATTGAAGAACATCTGAAAGTAGTAAAACGTGCTATTGAAGAAGGAATTAACTTAAAAGGTTATTATGCTTGGTCAGTGATTGATCTATTAAGCTGGTTAAATGGCTTTAAAAAGCAATATGGTTTTATCTATGTAGACCATAAAAATAACCTAGAAAGAAAGAAAAAATTATCATTCCACTGGTACAAGCACATTATTGAAACTAGAGGAGAAGAATTGTAATTTAAGCAACAATGTAAGAAAAGTTTAATAGAAAGGTTCGCCATCTTATGATAGTTTTTAAGATGGTGAACCACCATATTTCAAAAGATAATATGCATCATGAGGAGGAGTTATAATTGAGTCGTTTTGAGAAGATGTTTGAAAAGGTAATGCCTGGCATCATGAAGTTTTCTAATGCAAAACCGATTGTAGCATTAAAAGATGGTTTTGTTCTTACAATGCCACTTACACTTATTGGATCAATTTTCTTACTTTTTGGAAACTTACCGTTTAGCAACTATCAAGCTTTCATGACTAATTTATTAGGTGAAGGTTGGGATACACCTCTTTATCAAGTTGTAGGGTCAACATTTGATATTTTAGCACTTGTAGCTGTTTTCGGAATCGCTTACTCATATGTGAAAGCTAGCAATATAGAAGCTGTTCCCGCTGGTATATTAGGGATAATTTCATTCTTAATTTTAACAAATTCATTTGTTGAAAGTCCTACGGGTGAAACAATTGGTGGTGTTATTCCGAAAGCATGGACAGGTGGACAAGGTATGATTACTTCTATCTTAGTCGGATTTGCTGTTGGTGCTATCTATACATGGTTTATTAAAAAGGATATTCGTATCAAGATGCCTGATAGTGTTCCTACAGGGGTATCAGACGCGTTCTCTGCTTTAATCCCAGGTTTTGTAATTATTCTGTTGTCGATGATTCTATATATCATTTGTGATAAGCTTCAAGGAATTTCGATGACTGAAATTATCTACAAAGTTCTACAAATTCCAATGCAAAACTTATCTGATTCACTCATTGGTATTATCTTAATTATGGCGATTATCTCAATTTTCTGGTGGTTCGGTTTACATGGACCAAACATTGTAATGGGAATCATGGCTCCTATCTTAACTGCCAACGCTCTATCTAACCAAACGATTCTTGATTCTGGTGATAAGTTAGTAGTTGGTGAGAATGCGAAAATCGTTACAGTTCAAATGGTCGATATTTACGCAAAGTTCGGTGGTGCAGGAATTACACTAGGGTTAATTATTGCAGCAATGCTTGTGGCTCGCTCACAACAAGTTAAATCGTTATCAAAAATGTCACTTGTTCCAGGGTTATTCAATATCAATGAACCAATTATCTTCGGATTACCAATTGTATTTAACCCATTAATGATTATACCGTTCGTTTTAGTTCCTGTTTTTGCAGTATTAATGACATATGGATCGATTGTAATTGGATTTATTGAACCTATGGGAGCACTTCAAGTTCCTTGGACAACTCCTCCAATTATTGCAGGTTTCTTATTATCAGGCTGGCAAGGTGCAGTGTTGCAGTTAGCTATTCTTGTAATGGCAGTAGTTGTTTACTTCCCATTCGTGAAAGCGCTTGATAAAGTTGCAACTGATCAAGAACAAGAGAGTGCTGCATAAAAGTAAATAAACCATCAGTGGGGGATCCTCCATTGATGGTTATTAAAACAAGTAGAATGACGACAGGTAAACCTTAGGAAATCTCTGCGTAAAAAAATGTAAAGGCTTACTTTTTTTGAGGACATCATAGTGTAGAGAAAACTTGAACTTTAATTTAAAATCAATATATGAAGTTAATTGCATAAGGGTGGTAAGTTGAGAAATGAGTGTAAAGTATAAACTAGTTGTTGAGCAAATGGAGAAGGAAATATTAGAGGGGAAGTATGCCTTTAATACTAAGTTGCCAACAGAAGACGAATTAATGAAGAAATTTGATGTAAGTAGAAATACAATCCGAAAAGCAATCGATATATTGGTTGATCAAGGTTATGTCTATCAAGTTCAAGGGAGTGGTATATTTTTACGTGAGTTCTCCAAACCAGGATGTATTACGATGAAAAACATGGTTGGTTTAACGAGAGAATTTCCTGAGGATGAAATGACTAGTAAGCTGCTAGAATTTGATTTGATTGAAGCAGATGAGCAGTTAGCGGCACAAATGAAATGTAAGGTTAAGACAAAACTTTATTATGTAAAACGTGTGAGATATTTGAATGATGAGCCATTCGTTATTGAAGAATCTTATTTCAATAAAGATACAATCATCTTTCTAAATAAAGAAATTTGTGAAGGCTCTATTTTTGAATATATAACTGAAGAGTTGAAACTGAACATTGGATTTGCAGATAAAGTAATCTCAGCTGATAAATTAGAACAAGAAGATGCAACACTGTTAGGATTACAGGAAGGTGACCCTACTTTAGTTGTTGAAAATACAGTGTTTTTAAATACTGGAGTAATTTATGATTTTTCTAGAGAGAAGTTTCATTATTCGTCAGCAAAGTTATTAACACTGACGACGAAGTAAGGTCACTACATTAATATCATGAAGTGTATTTAGGATTTGAATACGTATAATTGAATATTTTAATTCTAACTTGTTCACAGCTCAACTGAAATTGTTAAGCTTCGCATTTAAAAAGAGACTTAACAATTTCAGTGAAGGGGGTGGTACATTAGTAAACGATAAAAGATTCTATTAATGACGTAATGTTTATAGCCTTCATGTACATCAGCCTTTATGACGACTTTTTTATTACCTTGAGTTCATAGCTCAAACAAAGAAAAAATATAATCATCAGGGAGGTATAATAATGTTAGAATATGTTCGCAATAAAGGGTTCATTTATACATTAGTATTTGCTCTTGCTATGTTAACGTTTAGTTCCGTTGGTAACACTAGTGTCAATGCACAAGAGAATGCAGCAGAAGTGTATTATAGCTCAGAATCTAGCAATACAGCTCCAAAAAGTTCAGATTGGTATAGCAATACTGATTATGCAATGTCAGGTGTACAATATCAGTTGAGTAAGCAATCTGATATCCCGTTAACAAACCAAAGTGGTGCAAATGTAACAACGATTAATGTAAACCCTAATATTGAATACCAGTCTATCTTAGGAATTGGTACTTCTTTAGAAGAATCAACGATTTATAACTTATCGTTAATGTCACCTGAAAAGAGAGATGAAGTTCTTCGTAAGATGATTGACCCTACAAATGGGGTTGGAATGAATTTAATGAGAATTACATTTGGTGCTTCTGATTTTACAGGACGTGAGTTTTACTCTTATGAAGATACACCAGGTCAATTCTCAATTCAAAAAGACATTGATTACAATATCGTAGCTACTATTCAACAAGCGATTGCGATTGGACATGAAACAGGGAACCCAATTAAAATATTTGCAAGCTCTTGGTCTGCACCAGCTTGGATGAAGACGAGTAATAGCTTAATTGGTGGTTACTTAAAATGGGAAAATACAGGTGATCTTGCAGCATACTATCGCCGTGCGGTTCAAGAATATGAAAAGTTAGGTATTCCTATCTATGCAATGACAATTCAAAATGAACCTCTATACGCTGCACCAGATTATCCAAGCATGCAATTAACTCCAGATAATGAGCGTGAATTAGTAATTGCATTGAACAATGAATTTGCTACTCATGGTATTAATACGAAACTATGGTCTTTCGATCATAACTTTGCACAAGCTATGGATTATTTACCTGGTATTCTAGAAAATTCAGAAGCTAACAATGCGGTAGATAGTATCGCATTCCATGATTATGATGGTGAACCAACAGAAATGACTAAAGTGCACAATACTTATAATAAAAATGTACTTGTATCAGAACGTACTGTATGGGGTACAAGTGGTGCGGATCGTATCGCTCAATATTTCCGTAACTATGCAATTTCTTATAATGCGTGGGTAACGATGCTTGATCAGAACATTGCACCAGAACAATGGACTGGTACACCTGACCCAACGATGTTTATTCAAAGCACAACAGATAGAAATACGTATTATGCTACTCCTGAGTATAATTTTATCGGTCAATTCTCTAAGTTTATTCAAGAGGGTGCTAAACGTATTGATAGTAACTACGGTTCTGCAAATACGGTAACAAATGTATCATTCTTAAATCCAGATGATAGCATTGTTTCGGTTGTAATTAACCAAACAAGCACAGATCAAACTTTTAGAATCTTATCACAAGGTAAAGAAATTTTGACAACGATTCCAGCGAAAACTGTGGGCACATACATTTGGGACAAAGATGCAACAACGAATAATGGTACAAGTGCACCAATTGGTTCAGTCATCTCAATTAAATCGATGGCAAATCAGTTATTTGTTACGGCTGAAGACGGTGGAGATAGTGCACTAGTTGCAAACCGTGATAGTGTTGGTACATGGGAAGAATTTGAAGTTGTAGACGGTGGTAATGGATTTATTGCACTAAAATCACTTGCAAATAACCAATTTGTAAGCGCTGAAGATGAAGGTGAAAGTAGTTTAATCGCAAATCGTAGTGAAGTACAGGGTTGGGAACAATTCCTATGGATCGATAATGGTGATGGAACATTCTCACTTCAAGCAAATGCGAATGGTAAATATGTAACTGCTGAAGATAGCGGCGACAGTCCATTAATTGCTAATCGCGATTCAATTGGCGGTTGGGAGAAGTTTCAGTTTACAATTCAAAGATAACTAGAAGGTCTAAAGAGGACAAACTTTGATATTTTTTTAAAATAAGAGCATTGGGATGTAGTTCTTCATCCCAATGCTCTTTCATATTCATAATGTGTTAAATATTTTATTATAACGTTTTCAATGCTTCTAACAATTCATCGGGTTCAAGTCGTTCCATATAGTTTGGATTCACATAAGAAAAACGAATTGTACCGGTTTCATCAATCATGAATGTTGATGGTACAGGTAGCATCCAGTTATTCGGACCGTTATAATCAGCTAAATCTAGTCCTATGTTTTCATACACGTCTTTAACATCATTTGGAACATCGAATAAGATATTATATTTTGCAGCTGTTAGTCCCTTTGTATCACTTAGAACATGGTATGATAAATTGTGTTTTTCTTGTATGGT is a window encoding:
- a CDS encoding glycoside hydrolase family 1 protein, with amino-acid sequence MRFPQDFLFGAASAAYQVEGAWNEDGKGLSNWDVFSKIPGKTFENTNGDVAVDHYHRYKEDIKLMAEMELESYRFSISWARIIPDGDGEVNHKGLEFYNNVIDECLKYGIVPFVTLYHWDLPQALEEDGGWANKRSIDAFAKYAEVCYKAFGDRVKHWITFNETVVFCTHGYIFGAHPPGLENDQKKYFQATHNVFVAHAKAVQIYKSLKQYGEIGITHVFNPAYSIDDTEDNLFAEMHANYYQTFWYYDPILKGEYPEYVVKRLEEQGLTPDWTEEELTLLKEMADSNDFMGLNYYQPARVAKLQETIDLTSFSEISKGKSGSPSFDGVYKTVMMDDKVYTKWGWEISAEGFLDGLRMLKERYGDVKLYVTENGLGDEDPIIDNEIVDVPRIKYIEEHLKVVKRAIEEGINLKGYYAWSVIDLLSWLNGFKKQYGFIYVDHKNNLERKKKLSFHWYKHIIETRGEEL
- a CDS encoding PTS sugar transporter subunit IIC, whose product is MSRFEKMFEKVMPGIMKFSNAKPIVALKDGFVLTMPLTLIGSIFLLFGNLPFSNYQAFMTNLLGEGWDTPLYQVVGSTFDILALVAVFGIAYSYVKASNIEAVPAGILGIISFLILTNSFVESPTGETIGGVIPKAWTGGQGMITSILVGFAVGAIYTWFIKKDIRIKMPDSVPTGVSDAFSALIPGFVIILLSMILYIICDKLQGISMTEIIYKVLQIPMQNLSDSLIGIILIMAIISIFWWFGLHGPNIVMGIMAPILTANALSNQTILDSGDKLVVGENAKIVTVQMVDIYAKFGGAGITLGLIIAAMLVARSQQVKSLSKMSLVPGLFNINEPIIFGLPIVFNPLMIIPFVLVPVFAVLMTYGSIVIGFIEPMGALQVPWTTPPIIAGFLLSGWQGAVLQLAILVMAVVVYFPFVKALDKVATDQEQESAA
- a CDS encoding M15 family metallopeptidase — protein: MNRKIWMVSLSGLTLLILAGCVAKGSDLVHTEEQVQQNVNEQETIIVDKQQEVVNVESQIDVENSTTINDDTSQIDMTQSDVDVETTFVEVINGKMVIANPENQLVLVNKTNYLPSDYKPEQLVVPNVPFYFEEVIQKKHMRQDAAAALEELFAASEKQGLSLVAASGYRSYERQAEIYQAQVRQVGEEKANEAVAIPGQSEHQTGLAIDVTSAEMNFKLLESFEDTNEGKWLREHAHEYGFIIRYPKGKEETTGYQFEPWHIRFVGKEVAQILFSENLTLEQYIDALPVQQQEQSIQTEQ
- a CDS encoding PTS sugar transporter subunit IIB produces the protein MVKIGLFCAAGMSTSMLVTKMKNEAKAKGIDVEINAYPESELEKVIDNIDVALLGPQVKFLLTKAKAVCEPKNIPVEVINTMDYGMMNGAKVLESALNLVKK
- a CDS encoding glycoside hydrolase family 30 beta sandwich domain-containing protein is translated as MLEYVRNKGFIYTLVFALAMLTFSSVGNTSVNAQENAAEVYYSSESSNTAPKSSDWYSNTDYAMSGVQYQLSKQSDIPLTNQSGANVTTINVNPNIEYQSILGIGTSLEESTIYNLSLMSPEKRDEVLRKMIDPTNGVGMNLMRITFGASDFTGREFYSYEDTPGQFSIQKDIDYNIVATIQQAIAIGHETGNPIKIFASSWSAPAWMKTSNSLIGGYLKWENTGDLAAYYRRAVQEYEKLGIPIYAMTIQNEPLYAAPDYPSMQLTPDNERELVIALNNEFATHGINTKLWSFDHNFAQAMDYLPGILENSEANNAVDSIAFHDYDGEPTEMTKVHNTYNKNVLVSERTVWGTSGADRIAQYFRNYAISYNAWVTMLDQNIAPEQWTGTPDPTMFIQSTTDRNTYYATPEYNFIGQFSKFIQEGAKRIDSNYGSANTVTNVSFLNPDDSIVSVVINQTSTDQTFRILSQGKEILTTIPAKTVGTYIWDKDATTNNGTSAPIGSVISIKSMANQLFVTAEDGGDSALVANRDSVGTWEEFEVVDGGNGFIALKSLANNQFVSAEDEGESSLIANRSEVQGWEQFLWIDNGDGTFSLQANANGKYVTAEDSGDSPLIANRDSIGGWEKFQFTIQR
- the sigK gene encoding RNA polymerase sporulation sigma factor SigK, encoding MSGILLATSHLLKEVWFFVSYVKNNAFPKPLNEKDEKKYVELMVKGDQNARNKLIEHNLRLVAHIVKKFENTNEDSEDLISIGTIGLIKAIESYSLGKGTKLATYAARCIENEILMHLRSLKKTRKDVSLQDPIGQDKEGNEISLIDILKSENEDVIEVIQQNLELEKIGQFIHILDKREKEVIIGRFGLQKGDEKTQREIAKELGISRSYVSRIEKRALMKLFHEFYRSEQRKRKRANS
- a CDS encoding Cj0069 family protein, translated to MKKKVVFFEVREGTDKGPDGYRPDTMPMVNALNERDWEAEVIFYSDDKKDEILEKVLTEADAYVSRINPGNLKSEKVYFEMLHELVNNGVIGMAHPDAMSKYGAKDALVKLRDTDLVPSDTFSYYEIEEFKRNFPKQLANGERVLKQNRGSTGEGIWRVVLIDIDAIDQHGSVKLDAKVRCTEAKDNHVEERELGEFMEFCEQYIVGDNGMLVDMPFLHRIKEGEIRIFMINDKPMNVVHKKPADGDDAFSATLFSGAKYRYDKPEEWQELMDLFTGNLQSITEKLGGYDLPLIWTADFILDTDEQGNDCYVLGEMNCSCVGFTSHLSLAHHVADEVISIIKQADEVECHK
- a CDS encoding PTS lactose/cellobiose transporter subunit IIA, which gives rise to MSGISEEMQMKIFGLIAGAGDAKSSFYQAMKLVQENKYEEAEELVKEAKASLVEAHKVQTSLITEEANGNQIEVGILMVHAQDHLMNAILVQELLDNLISMQKEINGLKEKLEVVNNG
- a CDS encoding GntR family transcriptional regulator, whose translation is MSVKYKLVVEQMEKEILEGKYAFNTKLPTEDELMKKFDVSRNTIRKAIDILVDQGYVYQVQGSGIFLREFSKPGCITMKNMVGLTREFPEDEMTSKLLEFDLIEADEQLAAQMKCKVKTKLYYVKRVRYLNDEPFVIEESYFNKDTIIFLNKEICEGSIFEYITEELKLNIGFADKVISADKLEQEDATLLGLQEGDPTLVVENTVFLNTGVIYDFSREKFHYSSAKLLTLTTK